ccgataatccaatcagttgcctctggatttaacaccatcaagctagtacttagtggaggatacattgtccaaccaagaccactaccaaactcggaacaaatactttgagttaacaacacagaacctaatggtactagaaaataggagatcgcgttagttcttgggaaaacgacttccgaaccaccaatatatattggtacaaagaagttaccatatcctccgtacaaagcaggcattaagaacataaagatcatagctaggccatgtatcgttattatcacattataagtagctatcgtctctgtacaaatgatccgcgatccagaactgtataactcaaatcgaataaacaaagacattatagttcctagaatactgaagatgactccggttatgagatacagacaaccaagttctttatgattgcagtacaccaccaccccactggactgcttaagacagctaaaagtgttggatttcaatatcctactacattaagattattccacatcggttatgttctaggcgtaatatatggattcttgttctcactcatcttaacagcgagagaaaactactcagatgctagtctaatcagtagcatcgtacttggagttatcatctctgagacaggattatttatcagctttttctggggagtatatactacgagttggactactggtttagatcttgaaggtctttgtttaccggatccaagttctcttgtgcttttcatgaccatcatgttaagtgcattagcagagcatagttaagatgataactattgtggatatagaaccaattgaacaccatgtattaatataacaaagataatcagggtaatctggtatccttcttggcataacgttgtgtagttatatgaagcgtacattccttaatatctggaacaatagattatggttaggtagtggaacaaggagagcgtctgttgtacatcaacactagatactgctaataccactgtagaggtatagtatataatccctgcccggtgcagtaaaatgtaaacggcggctgtattatgacggtccaaaggtaggtaaatccttgtcgggtaattatcgtcgtgcgtgaaagttggtccgactcttcacatgtcgtttatctaaaacttttcttaaatagaattatctttgaatatgaggatccagatggcccgacggttagaccctgagcacctttacatcccttaaatcatatacaggatcaaatcttccttgagcgactcgacaggcactagagatagcgtgaaagctcttttgatttccatgaacggagttacatattagattctcttcgctcccatggtatttagtaagttaacattgaaacgtatccagtgtaaagtttgaacgtaatccagctttaccttctatgttgttatgttaaccaaataagtttcatcgttgttgatatttcattgacatgttgataacataaatactaacaaaccaccggttttggatgggattacttttaacaccgcataatatgctaaaaagtaccattcaggtacgatatgaagcggagttacaaaccggttcactggtatggagttatctgggtgcgataattcgacatagctgtgatgttaaggagcataggagatgctacacgccttaattggtactgcattgatataattatcgtacaagcactcagctagttattgagagacactcacgagcccaaaaccataacttcgtaatctcaatggtttgtgatagaaccataacacaatgatctttacacagttcaaccctgtattataaaatccagtagactcatgtccttgtcgtttatataaatctattaatgcttgtcaagttccttgtatctagttagctcactgcgtacttaggatcagaccaaaagagttcactaatggtactagaaaataggagatcgcgttagttcttgggaaaacgacttccgaaccaccaatatatattggtacaaagaagttaccatatcctccgtacaaagcaggcattaagaacataaagatcatagctaggccatgtatcgttattatcacattataagtagctatcgtctctgtacaaatgatccgcgatccagaactgtataactcaaatcgaataaacaaagacattatagttcctagaatactgaagatgactccggttatgagatacagacaaccaagttctttatgattgcagtacaccaccaccccactggactgcttaagacagctaaaagtgttggatttcaatatcacggtaatcatgtttgcttggaagctgtagtcattataactattgatttagtataagcatagaaccaatccggtagtaagatatacgatagtagctaatctaccatataagatataagtcgcttgtggaatagcactaccaataataatcaagatcatactgtatacccaaataattacccatccactgactacatttcgagtcataaaatgttgtcgtatcaacattcgagtattcaaagctcgaatttcagataaaagagctaagttaatgagagaggacataaatactaacaaaccaccggttttggatgggattacttttaacaccgcataatatgctaaaaagtaccattcaggtacgatatgaagcggagttacaaaccggttcactggtatggagttatctgggtgcgataattcgacatagctgtgatgttaaggagcataggagatgctacacgccttaattggtactgcattgatataattatcgtacaagcactcagctagttattgagagacactcacgagcccaaaaccataacttcgtaatctcaatggtttgtgatagaaccataacacaatgatctttacacagttcaaccctgtattataaaatccagtagactcatgtccttgtcgtttatataaatctattaatgcttgtcaagttccttgtatctagttagctcactgcgtacttaggaaccaaaagagttcactaatggtactagaaaataggagatcgcgttagttcttgggaaaacgacttccgaaccaccaatatatattggtacaaagaagttaccatatcctccgtacaaagcaggcattaagaacataaagatcatagctaggccatgtatcgttattatcacattataagtagctatcgtctctgtacaaatgatccgcgatccagaactgtataactcaaatcgaataaacaaagacattatagttcctagaatactgaagatgactccggttatgagatacagacaaccaagttctttatgattgcagtacaccaccaccccactggactgcttaagacagctaaaagtgttggatttcaatatcacggtaatcatgtttgcttggaagctgtagtcattataactattgatttagtataagcatagaaccaatccggtagtaagatatacgatagtagctaatctaccatataagatataagtcgcttgtggaatagcactaccaataataatcaagaagatcatactgtatacccaaataattacccatccactgactacatttcgagtcataaaatgttgtcgtatcaacattcgagtattcaaagctcgaatttcagataaaagagctaagttaatgagagaggacataaatactaacaaaccaccggttttggatgggattacttttaacaccgcataatatgctaaaaagtaccattcaggtacgatatgaagcggagttacaaaccggttcactggtatggagttatctgggtgcgataattcaatcaaaccaaaagccgtttgtaagaaaattaaaccaattagataggatagacatttagcatcggtcattaacatatgaggatagaaggctactttaagtgcggaatcaatacctgcagggttactagaaccatttaaatgtaaatagaagatgtgtaatacaattagaatgcaacctacaaaaggtaatataaagtgcaatacaaagaatcgttttaatgttacatcagatacatagtatccaccgagtaaccaaggtactaaatatggtattggagaaaggagattagtaatgactgtagcaccccagaaactcatctgtccccatggtagtacataaccgaggaaagcagtggctatagtaagtagatataaaactaaaccagacatccaagcagtagttaaataactatagctggagttatacatacctcgagacatgtgtattaagatacacaagaagacgaaagaagcagttgttgcatgcaacatcctaaattcccatcctgctgctacctctctaactagttgaacactagcaaatgcacaagatgcttcagaagtatatcggaacgctaaagtgatacctgtaattatttggagtacaaaggtaattgcaactaagaaaccaaagttataagatgaatttagattgagagcacaccgataaaagacgaggtgtgcccggaatagactcatggaaatttggtgtgttctcgaaaccatgctagcacaatagaacttcgttaaataactacatattaaaatgagcgcatgtaaactagtcttaaacacaccgctcgtcacgtaacaaatctcaaatcgtactgtagattttatatatgtaccgtaactataaccatggtgacatccaatgttcacgctcaatcttaccatacatagtacttttatgatcccaggctggtttaataagtcaaagtttagccgggaagttagcgtctaaaatatataaccgatagtctcaacttagatgtacagatggacataattaatccttgtacggtttgtacctacttgactcctcagtttaagttaaggagtcctttgtttacagcttgtaccgttactttcaggagcataccgttaaattcgatgatcttatgtgttcacgtcaaatcgaataaacaaagacattatagttcctagaatactgaagatgactccggttatgagatacagacaaccaagttctttatgattgcagtcaaccaccaccccactggacgcttaagacagctaaaagtgttggatttcaatatcctactacattaagattattccacatcggttatgttctaggcgtaatatatggattcttgttctcactcatcttaacagcgagagaaaactactactcagatgctagtctaatcagtagcatcgtacttggagttatcatctctgagacaggattatttatcagctttttctggggagtatatactacgaagttggactactggtttagatcttgaaggtctttgtttaccggatccaagttctcttgtgcttttcatgaccatcatgttaagtgcattagcagtacatagttaagatgataactattgtgatatagaaccaattgaacaccatgtattaatataacaaagataatcagggtaattggtatccttcttggcataacgtagttatatgaagcgtacattccttaatatctggaacaatagattatggttaggtagtggaacaaggagagcgtctgttgtacatcaacactagatactgctaataccactgtaaggtatagtatataatccctgcccgtgcaagtaaaatgtaaacggcggctgtattatgacggtcaaaggtaggtaaatcttgtcgggtaattatcgtcgtgcgtgaaagttggtccgactcttcacatgtcgtttatctaaaactttcttaaatagattatctttgaatatgaggaaTCCAGAtgcccgacggttagaccctgagcacctttacatcccttaaatcatatacaggatcaaatcttccttgagcgactcgacaggcactagagatagcgtgaaagctcttttgatttcaTGAAcgagttacatattagattctcttcgctcccatggtatttagtaagtttAACAATTGaaaacgtatccagtgtaaagtttgaacgtaatccagctttaccttctatgttgttatgttaaccaaataagtttcatcgttgttgatatttcattgacatgttgataacataaatactaacaaaccaccggttttggatgggattacttttaacaccgcataatatgctaaaaagtaccattcaggtacgatatgaagcggagttacaaaccggttcactggtatggagttatctgggtgcgataattcaatcaaaccaaaagccgtttgtaagaaaattaaaccaattagataatatggtagatagggaacaaactgtctccagacgttcttaacccagctcacgtattacatctgacggtgaactagcgttcctaactgaatcttgttcaataacaagggagtaatgagccgacatggaggtgctgatacaatccgaggattagaactcccaatattatctgacctgttatccccggcgtaccttacgaccgttatatgatttagagatagaatgtaatgtggattaatatccacatggtttctacaaagtgtagatataaaatagtgaatggttctgtaaagatcttgcataacatacctttagatttgcttagcattatagagcttgtaggcatgtaagtaactaaagaactatagatactttgagtgaagaatacaaggatagctccaacaataacatggctaaaatgtataccagttaagatgaaaagtccattaccaaatgcattatcattaatataaagagatagtcctaagtattccgtacagactaacattaagaaggcgactaccaaagtgaatgtcatgatattcgtacagcttgtatacaaatgttggtttttcaaatatacgctggataccactatacttaatgcagagcatagttaagatgataactattgtggatatagaaccaattgaacaccatgtattaatataacaaagataatcagggtaatctggtatccttcttggcataacgttgaaaccaagtatatgcatagggatgaaaattaataagatactacctaagaagactacaaaccagatgcttaaatatggagaagcaccggtatttacatggaatagatttacagtatctccgaacatatctctgctatagaagataaagccacatatagtagctagtactgcaccaagagataatacgaaatggaaatgagctacaatatagtatgtatcatgtagggcaatatc
The window above is part of the Besnoitia besnoiti strain Bb-Ger1 chromosome Unknown contig00052, whole genome shotgun sequence genome. Proteins encoded here:
- a CDS encoding uncharacterized protein (encoded by transcript BESB_064150), with the translated sequence MIAVHHHPTGLLKTAKSVGFQYPTTLRLFHIGYVLGVIYGFLFSLILTARENYSDASLISSIVLGVIISETGLFISFFWGVYTTSWTTGLDLEGLCLPDPSSLVLFMTIMLSALAEHS
- a CDS encoding cytochrome b (encoded by transcript BESB_064160), with the translated sequence MVLGSYVELSHPDNSIPVNRFVTPLHIVPEWYFLAYYAVLKVIPSKTGGLLVFMSSLINLALLSEIRALNTRMLIRQHFMTRNVVSGWVIIWVYSMILIIIGSAIPQATYILYGRLATIVYLTTGLVLCLY
- a CDS encoding cytochrome b (encoded by transcript BESB_064170); the encoded protein is MSLFRAHLVFYRCALNLNSSYNFGFLVAITFVLQIITGITLAFRYTSEASCAFASVQLVREVAAGWEFRMLHATTASFVFLCILIHMSRGMYNSSYSYLTTAWMSGLVLYLLTIATAFLGYVLPWGQMSFWGATVITNLLSPIPYLVPWLLGGYYVSDVTLKRFFVLHFILPFVGCILIVLHIFYLHLNGSSNPAGIDSALKVAFYPHMLMTDAKCLSYLIGLIFLQTAFGLIELSHPDNSIPVNRFVTPLHIVPEWYFLAYYAVLKVIPSKTGGLLVFMSSLINLALLSEIRALNTRMLIRQHFMTRNVVSGWVIIWVYSMIFLIIIGSAIPQATYILYGRLATIVYLTTGLVLCLY
- a CDS encoding cytochrome b6 subfamily protein (encoded by transcript BESB_064180) produces the protein MTFTLVVAFLMLVCTEYLGLSLYINDNAFGNGLFILTGIHFSHVIVGAILFVPYLPYYLIGLIFLQTAFGLIELSHPDNSIPVNRFVTPLHIVPEWYFLAYYAVLKVIPSKTGGLLVFMLSTCQ